The Saccharopolyspora gloriosae genome window below encodes:
- a CDS encoding TetR/AcrR family transcriptional regulator, with protein MSRTTMPRASGDVPPREQGGLRERKKRATRQALQQAAVRLFREHGPVSVTVEDICAAADVSARTFFNYFASKEEVLVPWDPPTVASTARRIVDGPAAESLLSVVHRVLGETIDTAMAAPTWRDQAVVLRDHPELVSRVALASWDLEQALADGVARRTGGEQEDPYVRQLAATAVTTLRVAIQCWHRADPDSDLHDHLDSAFTRLADGLRPD; from the coding sequence ATGTCCAGAACCACGATGCCCCGAGCGTCCGGCGACGTCCCGCCGCGCGAGCAAGGGGGCCTGCGCGAGCGCAAGAAGCGCGCCACCAGGCAGGCCCTGCAGCAGGCCGCGGTCCGGTTGTTCCGGGAGCACGGCCCGGTGTCGGTCACCGTGGAGGACATCTGCGCCGCGGCGGACGTGTCCGCGCGCACCTTCTTCAACTACTTCGCCTCGAAGGAAGAGGTGCTGGTCCCCTGGGACCCGCCGACCGTCGCGAGCACCGCGCGGCGCATCGTGGACGGCCCCGCCGCGGAATCCCTGCTGAGCGTCGTGCACCGGGTGCTGGGGGAGACGATCGACACCGCGATGGCCGCGCCCACCTGGCGAGATCAGGCCGTGGTGCTGCGCGATCACCCCGAGCTGGTGAGCCGGGTGGCGCTGGCCTCGTGGGACTTGGAGCAGGCGCTGGCCGACGGGGTGGCCCGCCGCACGGGGGGCGAGCAGGAGGACCCGTACGTGCGGCAGCTGGCGGCGACCGCGGTGACGACGCTGCGGGTGGCGATCCAGTGCTGGCACCGGGCCGACCCGGACTCCGACCTGCACGACCACCTCGACTCGGCGTTCACCCGCTTGGCCGACGGCCTCCGCCCGGACTGA